GAAAAATTCGGAGTGATTGCGCTTGGCAAAACCCTTGAAAACAGATTTAAAGGTTTAAAGACAGAATTTATTAATTGTCCGACAGGACTTTGATATTTGGTGATACAATATTACAATAAAATATGACCGTTCAAAATGCCTTTGTTGTGCAGGATGTGTTTCTATCTGCCAGAAGAACGCGATAACTTTTACAAAGATGCGGCCTGAAGTGGATGCAAAACTCTGCATTGACTGTGCCACCTGTGTTAAGTTCTGTCCAGTGGGCGCGATATCGATTTCTAAAAAATGATTTTATGAAGTCATAAG
The window above is part of the Nanoarchaeota archaeon genome. Proteins encoded here:
- a CDS encoding 4Fe-4S binding protein — protein: MRPEVDAKLCIDCATCVKFCPVGAISISKK